From a single Sebastes umbrosus isolate fSebUmb1 chromosome 17, fSebUmb1.pri, whole genome shotgun sequence genomic region:
- the mybbp1a gene encoding myb-binding protein 1A-like protein isoform X1, with product MSVEMVELSVTVPEPVRPAGTGILQQNRVFLDFFWDLAKPDQEVRLKAVTDLIQYLKTNNKADELEYSFKRLVDGLAHTREAARPGFSLALGQVLSAFEDVSLQSVLDRIKEKHNLQTVKKKLIRHAAFGNLFGVLAVHQSGRISKEPQVVLGCVQLLQSLSPHRQHLKDLPTKTMTDILNEIPEEVFEEVLLSALQTDLASAFNTPEQLQLLLVALQRFPQTLKPKKLKKLLGSSTIINADNIPKLTEVMKMAARSVKKECVLPPVVPDLLKLSLKEDSFQLFWNNAIINGMLKEQPGPAHYLSFRLLGSALPLLSAAQLKEVLSGEVMTQYGEHVVSAQKPDRFKLAPEMDVYVSDFLEGCQDADRQLAVMVGFSSLSNQGYPVVPSVWRVVQHLQPAALQRYVDWLKNMFLQPQLDKLLDFSTRKQKDKKEGKEQKENAVSRLRKWIISRLCSIIDNQQVKKQEDLIMDVARFVFFHSFFTIKKASQDVPETTGKLSVPLDDKTRAVLVNSFFGLLLSMHHLPLSEDPAEGAAVNPKRALGVTADGTLWIYHLVQYAKTLLTQPKVVQSVQPFSPEQTQAWDNMLESVETLKKKAKKGPTAESAAFQQLFLLVGMHLFKAPEELLVIMKDLQSCVDKAQEKKAKKKTKKKKQGEEEEEPEWVEVMVDILLSLLSQPSRHIRQVCKTVFTSICPHVTAAALTAILDVLDPEKDDEEDGAVVVTDDNKTKKNDEDDEEDDVEMEDDKSDGSDDEDEDDEAMEDEDDEDEEEDEEEEVVGDVDQSFRLELMKVLQQQNALATEEDGSSDEDLDDDAMMELDKGLAALFSEQKKKSQAKKDEKTKIQKEKSLVRDFKIKVLDLVEVFVARQAGSPLVLGLVEPLLTIIDRGMSGDSDQQEQDFLRRAADIFRNQLCRSKVYCRTVGDRQGELHDLLDKLMTKSQKLSESSVCLYYFSASLYVVKVLRGAPPPPPADAEAKKGEQTATAAADGAAAHDLRFTGNLDVDRVSGIFRDALSSFMGRRKSPLTAQMFTDLFTRFPGLCVKLLDTIMEYITSGVRVHQQGQACVLVLRAMQSREVQQLLSGAPWTELCVKVAGQLTASLQQVGQTESKVVKEKVVRTLELCQFLVKHVHQQKLTVDLEPLQTVLQTLTSSITFNKTGKLEDTYWAVVKHFGVIKPKVEKTKPDKEADQQQIPKKKKGFLPETKKRKKRDKPILEPAAAAAAAAAAAAGHVSTFRKKTAVDKGQGKKKQDKKTKQKRPADGAAASQPNPAKKSKTTTTPSESKKSKTTTPTPSESKTAKKKKKKQ from the exons atgtCTGTAGAGATGGTGGAGCTCTCCGTTACTGTACCGGAGCCGGTCCGACCGGCCGGAACCGGGATCCTACAACAGAACCGAGTCTTCTTAGACTTCTTCTGGGACCTGGCCAAACCAGACCAGGAGGTCCGGCTGAAGGCGGTCACAGACCTGATCCAGTACCTGAAGACCAACAACAAG GCTGATGAGTTGGAGTACTCCTTTAAGAGGCTGGTGGACGGACTGGCTCACACCAGAGAGGCTGCTAGACCTGGATTCAGTCTGGCTCTGGGACAG GTCTTGAGTGCGTTTGAAGACGTCTCTCTGCAGAGCGTTCTCGACAGaatcaaagaaaaacacaatctGCAGACGGTGAAAAAG AAACTTATCAGACATGCTGCGTTTGGAAACTTGTTCGGCGTCCTCGCCGTTCATCAGTCCGGCCGCATCTCTAAA GAGCCTCAGGTGGTGTTGGGATGTGTGCAGCTCCTGCAGAGTCTCAGTCCGCACAGACAACACCTGAAGGACCTGCCCACTAAGACCATGACAGACATCCTCAATGAG ATCCCAGAGGAGGTGTTTGAGGAGGTCCTGCTGAGCGCCCTGCAGACTGACCTGGCGTCAGCCTTCAACACTCCggagcagctgcagctgctgctggtcGCGCTGCAGCGCTTCCCACAAACACTCAAACCCAAGAAACTGAAGAAGCTGCTCGGCTCCTCGACCATCATCAACGCCGACAACATCCCCAA GTTGAcggaggtgatgaagatggcGGCCCGCTCGGTGAAGAAGGAGTGCGTCCTCCCGCCAGTGGTCCCGGACCTCCTGAagctctctctgaaggaagacAGCTTCCAGCTCTTCTGGAACAACGCCATCATCAACGGCATGTTGAAGGAGCAGCCGGGGCCAGCTCA CTACCTGAGCTTCCGTCTGCTGGGCAGCGCCCTGCCTCTTCTGTCTGCAGCCCAGCTGAAGGAGGTTTTGTCTGGAGAGGTGATGACGCAGTACGGCGAGCACGTGGTGTCCGCTCAG AAACCGGACCGCTTCAAGCTGGCCCCGGAGATGGACGTCTACGTGTCGGACTTCCTGGAGGGCTGTCAGGACGCCGACAGACAGCTGGCGGTGATGGTGGGCTTCTCCTCGCTGAGCAACCAGGGCTACCCCGTGGTGCCGTCGGTGTGGCGGGTGGTGCAGCACCTGCAGCCCGCGGCTCTGCAGCGCTACGTCGACTGGCTGAAGAACATGTTCCTGCAGCCGCAGCTGGACAAACTGCTGGACTTCAGCACCCGCAAGCAGAAGGACAAGAAGGAGGGGAAGGAACA GAAGGAGAACGCCGTGTCCCGCCTGAGGAAGTGGATTATTTCCCGTCTCTGCTCGATCATCGACAACCAGCAGGTGAAGAAGCAGGAGGATCTCATCATGGATGTGGCCAG GTTTGTCTTCTTCCACTCGTTCTTCACcatcaagaaggcctcgcaaGACGTCCCAGAGACAACGGGGAAGCTGTCCGTCCCTCTGGACGATAAAACCAGAGCAGTGCTCGTCAATTCATTCTTTGG ACTCCTCCTGTCCATGCACCACCTGCCGCTGTCCGAAGACCCAGCCGAAGGCGCGGCCGTCAACCCAAAGCGAGCGCTGGGCGTCACGGCCGACGGCACCTTGTGGATCTACCACCTGGTCCAGTACGCCAAGACGCTGCTCACCCAGCCGAAAGTAGTCCAGAGTGTCCAGCCCTTCAGCCCCGAGCAGACACAAGCCTGGGACAA CATGTTGGAGTCGGTGGAAACCCTGAAGAAGAAAGCAAAGAAAGGCCCGACTGCAGAGAGCGCCGCGTTCCAGCAGCTCTTCCTGTTGGTCGGCATGCACCTCTTCAAg GCCCCTGAAGAGCTGCTGGTCATCATGAAGGACCTGCAGAGCTGCGTGGACAAAGCTCAGGAGAAGAAGGccaagaagaagacgaagaagaagaaacaaggTGAg gaagaggaggagcccGAGTGGGTGGAGGTGATGGTGGACATCTTGCTGTCGCTGCTGTCTCAGCCGAGCCGACACATCAGACAGGTCTGCAAAACGGTCTTCACCTCCATCTGCCCTCACGTCACCGCAGCCGCCCTCACCGCCATCTTAGAC GTCCTGGACCCAGAGAAGGATGACGAGGAGGACGGTGCTGTGGTCGTCACTGACGACAACAAAACCAAGAagaatgatgaagatgatgaggaAGACGATGTGGAGATGGAG GATGACAAGTCTGACGGATCagatgatgaggatgaagatgatgaagcaATGGAAGACGAAGATgacgaggacgaggaagaggacgaggaagaggaggtggtgggagatGTGGACCAAAGTTTCCGTCTGGAGCTGATGAAggtcctgcagcagcagaatgCTCTG GCCACAGAGGAAGACGGCAGCAGTGATGAAGACCTGGACGATGACGCCATGATGGAGCTGGATAAGGGCCTGGCGGCGCTGTTCtcggagcagaagaagaagagccagGCCAAGAAGGACGAGAAGACAAAAATCCAGAAAGAGAAGTCGCTGGTCCGAGACTTTAAGATCAAG GTGTTGGACCTGGTCGAGGTGTTCGTGGCCCGGCAGGCCGGCAGTCCTCTGGTTCTGGGTTTGGTGGAGCCTCTGCTCACCATCATCGACAGAGGAATGAGCGGCGACAGCGACCAGCAGGAGCAGGACTTCCTCCGCCGAGCTGCAGATATCTTCAG GAACCAGCTGTGCAGGTCGAAGGTTTACTGCAGGACCGTCGGCGACCGACAGGGGGAGCTCCACGACCTGCTGGACAAACTCATGACTAAGAGCCAGAAACTGTCCGAGTCCTCCGTCTGCCTCTACTACTTCAG TGCATCTCTGTACGTGGTCAAAGTGCTGCGaggagctcctcctcctcctcctgctgatgcTGAGGCCAAAAAGGGGGAGCAgaccgccaccgccgccgccgacGGAGCTGCAGCACACGAT ttgAGGTTCACGGGCAACTTGGATGTGGATCGGGTGTCGGGCATCTTCAGAGACGCCCTGAGCTCCTTCATGGGCCGGCGGAAGAGCCCTCTGACCGCCCAGATGTTCACCGACTTGTTCACCAGATTCCCT GGTTTGTGTGTGAAGCTGTTGGATACGATCATGGAGTACATCACATCTGGAGTCAGAGTTCACCAGCag GGCCAAGCGTGTGTGCTGGTGTTGCGGGCGATGCAGAGCCGGGAGGTTCAGCAGCTGCTGAGCGGCGCTCCGTGGACGGAGCTCTGTGTGAAGGTCGCGGGTCAGCTGACGGCG AGTCTTCAACAGGTCGGTCAGACGGAGAGCAAGGTGGTGAAGGAGAAGGTGGTGAGGACCCTGGAGCTCTGTCAGTTCCTGGTCAAACACGTCCACCAGCAG AAGCTGACCGTGGACCTGGAGCCCCTTCAGACGGTCCTGCAGACCCTGACCAGCTCCATCACCTTCAACAAGACCGGCAAGCTGGAGGACACCTACTGGGCCGTGGTGAAACACTTTGGAGTCAT AAAACCCAAAGTTGAAAAGACGAAGCCCGACAAGGAGGCCGATCAGCAGCAGATTcc
- the mybbp1a gene encoding myb-binding protein 1A-like protein isoform X2, translating into MSVEMVELSVTVPEPVRPAGTGILQQNRVFLDFFWDLAKPDQEVRLKAVTDLIQYLKTNNKADELEYSFKRLVDGLAHTREAARPGFSLALGQVLSAFEDVSLQSVLDRIKEKHNLQTVKKKLIRHAAFGNLFGVLAVHQSGRISKEPQVVLGCVQLLQSLSPHRQHLKDLPTKTMTDILNEIPEEVFEEVLLSALQTDLASAFNTPEQLQLLLVALQRFPQTLKPKKLKKLLGSSTIINADNIPKLTEVMKMAARSVKKECVLPPVVPDLLKLSLKEDSFQLFWNNAIINGMLKEQPGPAHYLSFRLLGSALPLLSAAQLKEVLSGEVMTQYGEHVVSAQKPDRFKLAPEMDVYVSDFLEGCQDADRQLAVMVGFSSLSNQGYPVVPSVWRVVQHLQPAALQRYVDWLKNMFLQPQLDKLLDFSTRKQKDKKEGKEQKENAVSRLRKWIISRLCSIIDNQQVKKQEDLIMDVARFVFFHSFFTIKKASQDVPETTGKLSVPLDDKTRAVLVNSFFGLLLSMHHLPLSEDPAEGAAVNPKRALGVTADGTLWIYHLVQYAKTLLTQPKVVQSVQPFSPEQTQAWGSMLESVETLKKKAKKGPTAESAAFQQLFLLVGMHLFKAPEELLVIMKDLQSCVDKAQEKKAKKKTKKKKQGEEEEEPEWVEVMVDILLSLLSQPSRHIRQVCKTVFTSICPHVTAAALTAILDVLDPEKDDEEDGAVVVTDDNKTKKNDEDDEEDDVEMEDDKSDGSDDEDEDDEAMEDEDDEDEEEDEEEEVVGDVDQSFRLELMKVLQQQNALATEEDGSSDEDLDDDAMMELDKGLAALFSEQKKKSQAKKDEKTKIQKEKSLVRDFKIKVLDLVEVFVARQAGSPLVLGLVEPLLTIIDRGMSGDSDQQEQDFLRRAADIFRNQLCRSKVYCRTVGDRQGELHDLLDKLMTKSQKLSESSVCLYYFSASLYVVKVLRGAPPPPPADAEAKKGEQTATAAADGAAAHDLRFTGNLDVDRVSGIFRDALSSFMGRRKSPLTAQMFTDLFTRFPGLCVKLLDTIMEYITSGVRVHQQGQACVLVLRAMQSREVQQLLSGAPWTELCVKVAGQLTASLQQVGQTESKVVKEKVVRTLELCQFLVKHVHQQKLTVDLEPLQTVLQTLTSSITFNKTGKLEDTYWAVVKHFGVIKPKVEKTKPDKEADQQQIPKKKKGFLPETKKRKKRDKPILEPAAAAAAAAAAAAGHVSTFRKKTAVDKGQGKKKQDKKTKQKRPADGAAASQPNPAKKSKTTTTPSESKKSKTTTPTPSESKTAKKKKKKQ; encoded by the exons atgtCTGTAGAGATGGTGGAGCTCTCCGTTACTGTACCGGAGCCGGTCCGACCGGCCGGAACCGGGATCCTACAACAGAACCGAGTCTTCTTAGACTTCTTCTGGGACCTGGCCAAACCAGACCAGGAGGTCCGGCTGAAGGCGGTCACAGACCTGATCCAGTACCTGAAGACCAACAACAAG GCTGATGAGTTGGAGTACTCCTTTAAGAGGCTGGTGGACGGACTGGCTCACACCAGAGAGGCTGCTAGACCTGGATTCAGTCTGGCTCTGGGACAG GTCTTGAGTGCGTTTGAAGACGTCTCTCTGCAGAGCGTTCTCGACAGaatcaaagaaaaacacaatctGCAGACGGTGAAAAAG AAACTTATCAGACATGCTGCGTTTGGAAACTTGTTCGGCGTCCTCGCCGTTCATCAGTCCGGCCGCATCTCTAAA GAGCCTCAGGTGGTGTTGGGATGTGTGCAGCTCCTGCAGAGTCTCAGTCCGCACAGACAACACCTGAAGGACCTGCCCACTAAGACCATGACAGACATCCTCAATGAG ATCCCAGAGGAGGTGTTTGAGGAGGTCCTGCTGAGCGCCCTGCAGACTGACCTGGCGTCAGCCTTCAACACTCCggagcagctgcagctgctgctggtcGCGCTGCAGCGCTTCCCACAAACACTCAAACCCAAGAAACTGAAGAAGCTGCTCGGCTCCTCGACCATCATCAACGCCGACAACATCCCCAA GTTGAcggaggtgatgaagatggcGGCCCGCTCGGTGAAGAAGGAGTGCGTCCTCCCGCCAGTGGTCCCGGACCTCCTGAagctctctctgaaggaagacAGCTTCCAGCTCTTCTGGAACAACGCCATCATCAACGGCATGTTGAAGGAGCAGCCGGGGCCAGCTCA CTACCTGAGCTTCCGTCTGCTGGGCAGCGCCCTGCCTCTTCTGTCTGCAGCCCAGCTGAAGGAGGTTTTGTCTGGAGAGGTGATGACGCAGTACGGCGAGCACGTGGTGTCCGCTCAG AAACCGGACCGCTTCAAGCTGGCCCCGGAGATGGACGTCTACGTGTCGGACTTCCTGGAGGGCTGTCAGGACGCCGACAGACAGCTGGCGGTGATGGTGGGCTTCTCCTCGCTGAGCAACCAGGGCTACCCCGTGGTGCCGTCGGTGTGGCGGGTGGTGCAGCACCTGCAGCCCGCGGCTCTGCAGCGCTACGTCGACTGGCTGAAGAACATGTTCCTGCAGCCGCAGCTGGACAAACTGCTGGACTTCAGCACCCGCAAGCAGAAGGACAAGAAGGAGGGGAAGGAACA GAAGGAGAACGCCGTGTCCCGCCTGAGGAAGTGGATTATTTCCCGTCTCTGCTCGATCATCGACAACCAGCAGGTGAAGAAGCAGGAGGATCTCATCATGGATGTGGCCAG GTTTGTCTTCTTCCACTCGTTCTTCACcatcaagaaggcctcgcaaGACGTCCCAGAGACAACGGGGAAGCTGTCCGTCCCTCTGGACGATAAAACCAGAGCAGTGCTCGTCAATTCATTCTTTGG ACTCCTCCTGTCCATGCACCACCTGCCGCTGTCCGAAGACCCAGCCGAAGGCGCGGCCGTCAACCCAAAGCGAGCGCTGGGCGTCACGGCCGACGGCACCTTGTGGATCTACCACCTGGTCCAGTACGCCAAGACGCTGCTCACCCAGCCGAAAGTAGTCCAGAGTGTCCAGCCCTTCAGCCCCGAGCAGACACAAGCCTGGG GCAGCATGTTGGAGTCGGTGGAAACCCTGAAGAAGAAAGCAAAGAAAGGCCCGACTGCAGAGAGCGCCGCGTTCCAGCAGCTCTTCCTGTTGGTCGGCATGCACCTCTTCAAg GCCCCTGAAGAGCTGCTGGTCATCATGAAGGACCTGCAGAGCTGCGTGGACAAAGCTCAGGAGAAGAAGGccaagaagaagacgaagaagaagaaacaaggTGAg gaagaggaggagcccGAGTGGGTGGAGGTGATGGTGGACATCTTGCTGTCGCTGCTGTCTCAGCCGAGCCGACACATCAGACAGGTCTGCAAAACGGTCTTCACCTCCATCTGCCCTCACGTCACCGCAGCCGCCCTCACCGCCATCTTAGAC GTCCTGGACCCAGAGAAGGATGACGAGGAGGACGGTGCTGTGGTCGTCACTGACGACAACAAAACCAAGAagaatgatgaagatgatgaggaAGACGATGTGGAGATGGAG GATGACAAGTCTGACGGATCagatgatgaggatgaagatgatgaagcaATGGAAGACGAAGATgacgaggacgaggaagaggacgaggaagaggaggtggtgggagatGTGGACCAAAGTTTCCGTCTGGAGCTGATGAAggtcctgcagcagcagaatgCTCTG GCCACAGAGGAAGACGGCAGCAGTGATGAAGACCTGGACGATGACGCCATGATGGAGCTGGATAAGGGCCTGGCGGCGCTGTTCtcggagcagaagaagaagagccagGCCAAGAAGGACGAGAAGACAAAAATCCAGAAAGAGAAGTCGCTGGTCCGAGACTTTAAGATCAAG GTGTTGGACCTGGTCGAGGTGTTCGTGGCCCGGCAGGCCGGCAGTCCTCTGGTTCTGGGTTTGGTGGAGCCTCTGCTCACCATCATCGACAGAGGAATGAGCGGCGACAGCGACCAGCAGGAGCAGGACTTCCTCCGCCGAGCTGCAGATATCTTCAG GAACCAGCTGTGCAGGTCGAAGGTTTACTGCAGGACCGTCGGCGACCGACAGGGGGAGCTCCACGACCTGCTGGACAAACTCATGACTAAGAGCCAGAAACTGTCCGAGTCCTCCGTCTGCCTCTACTACTTCAG TGCATCTCTGTACGTGGTCAAAGTGCTGCGaggagctcctcctcctcctcctgctgatgcTGAGGCCAAAAAGGGGGAGCAgaccgccaccgccgccgccgacGGAGCTGCAGCACACGAT ttgAGGTTCACGGGCAACTTGGATGTGGATCGGGTGTCGGGCATCTTCAGAGACGCCCTGAGCTCCTTCATGGGCCGGCGGAAGAGCCCTCTGACCGCCCAGATGTTCACCGACTTGTTCACCAGATTCCCT GGTTTGTGTGTGAAGCTGTTGGATACGATCATGGAGTACATCACATCTGGAGTCAGAGTTCACCAGCag GGCCAAGCGTGTGTGCTGGTGTTGCGGGCGATGCAGAGCCGGGAGGTTCAGCAGCTGCTGAGCGGCGCTCCGTGGACGGAGCTCTGTGTGAAGGTCGCGGGTCAGCTGACGGCG AGTCTTCAACAGGTCGGTCAGACGGAGAGCAAGGTGGTGAAGGAGAAGGTGGTGAGGACCCTGGAGCTCTGTCAGTTCCTGGTCAAACACGTCCACCAGCAG AAGCTGACCGTGGACCTGGAGCCCCTTCAGACGGTCCTGCAGACCCTGACCAGCTCCATCACCTTCAACAAGACCGGCAAGCTGGAGGACACCTACTGGGCCGTGGTGAAACACTTTGGAGTCAT AAAACCCAAAGTTGAAAAGACGAAGCCCGACAAGGAGGCCGATCAGCAGCAGATTcc
- the mybbp1a gene encoding myb-binding protein 1A-like protein isoform X3 translates to MSVEMVELSVTVPEPVRPAGTGILQQNRVFLDFFWDLAKPDQEVRLKAVTDLIQYLKTNNKADELEYSFKRLVDGLAHTREAARPGFSLALGQVLSAFEDVSLQSVLDRIKEKHNLQTVKKKLIRHAAFGNLFGVLAVHQSGRISKEPQVVLGCVQLLQSLSPHRQHLKDLPTKTMTDILNEIPEEVFEEVLLSALQTDLASAFNTPEQLQLLLVALQRFPQTLKPKKLKKLLGSSTIINADNIPKLTEVMKMAARSVKKECVLPPVVPDLLKLSLKEDSFQLFWNNAIINGMLKEQPGPAHYLSFRLLGSALPLLSAAQLKEVLSGEVMTQYGEHVVSAQKPDRFKLAPEMDVYVSDFLEGCQDADRQLAVMVGFSSLSNQGYPVVPSVWRVVQHLQPAALQRYVDWLKNMFLQPQLDKLLDFSTRKQKDKKEGKEQKENAVSRLRKWIISRLCSIIDNQQVKKQEDLIMDVARFVFFHSFFTIKKASQDVPETTGKLSVPLDDKTRAVLVNSFFGLLLSMHHLPLSEDPAEGAAVNPKRALGVTADGTLWIYHLVQYAKTLLTQPKVVQSVQPFSPEQTQAWDNMLESVETLKKKAKKGPTAESAAFQQLFLLVGMHLFKAPEELLVIMKDLQSCVDKAQEKKAKKKTKKKKQEEEEEPEWVEVMVDILLSLLSQPSRHIRQVCKTVFTSICPHVTAAALTAILDVLDPEKDDEEDGAVVVTDDNKTKKNDEDDEEDDVEMEDDKSDGSDDEDEDDEAMEDEDDEDEEEDEEEEVVGDVDQSFRLELMKVLQQQNALATEEDGSSDEDLDDDAMMELDKGLAALFSEQKKKSQAKKDEKTKIQKEKSLVRDFKIKVLDLVEVFVARQAGSPLVLGLVEPLLTIIDRGMSGDSDQQEQDFLRRAADIFRNQLCRSKVYCRTVGDRQGELHDLLDKLMTKSQKLSESSVCLYYFSASLYVVKVLRGAPPPPPADAEAKKGEQTATAAADGAAAHDLRFTGNLDVDRVSGIFRDALSSFMGRRKSPLTAQMFTDLFTRFPGLCVKLLDTIMEYITSGVRVHQQGQACVLVLRAMQSREVQQLLSGAPWTELCVKVAGQLTASLQQVGQTESKVVKEKVVRTLELCQFLVKHVHQQKLTVDLEPLQTVLQTLTSSITFNKTGKLEDTYWAVVKHFGVIKPKVEKTKPDKEADQQQIPKKKKGFLPETKKRKKRDKPILEPAAAAAAAAAAAAGHVSTFRKKTAVDKGQGKKKQDKKTKQKRPADGAAASQPNPAKKSKTTTTPSESKKSKTTTPTPSESKTAKKKKKKQ, encoded by the exons atgtCTGTAGAGATGGTGGAGCTCTCCGTTACTGTACCGGAGCCGGTCCGACCGGCCGGAACCGGGATCCTACAACAGAACCGAGTCTTCTTAGACTTCTTCTGGGACCTGGCCAAACCAGACCAGGAGGTCCGGCTGAAGGCGGTCACAGACCTGATCCAGTACCTGAAGACCAACAACAAG GCTGATGAGTTGGAGTACTCCTTTAAGAGGCTGGTGGACGGACTGGCTCACACCAGAGAGGCTGCTAGACCTGGATTCAGTCTGGCTCTGGGACAG GTCTTGAGTGCGTTTGAAGACGTCTCTCTGCAGAGCGTTCTCGACAGaatcaaagaaaaacacaatctGCAGACGGTGAAAAAG AAACTTATCAGACATGCTGCGTTTGGAAACTTGTTCGGCGTCCTCGCCGTTCATCAGTCCGGCCGCATCTCTAAA GAGCCTCAGGTGGTGTTGGGATGTGTGCAGCTCCTGCAGAGTCTCAGTCCGCACAGACAACACCTGAAGGACCTGCCCACTAAGACCATGACAGACATCCTCAATGAG ATCCCAGAGGAGGTGTTTGAGGAGGTCCTGCTGAGCGCCCTGCAGACTGACCTGGCGTCAGCCTTCAACACTCCggagcagctgcagctgctgctggtcGCGCTGCAGCGCTTCCCACAAACACTCAAACCCAAGAAACTGAAGAAGCTGCTCGGCTCCTCGACCATCATCAACGCCGACAACATCCCCAA GTTGAcggaggtgatgaagatggcGGCCCGCTCGGTGAAGAAGGAGTGCGTCCTCCCGCCAGTGGTCCCGGACCTCCTGAagctctctctgaaggaagacAGCTTCCAGCTCTTCTGGAACAACGCCATCATCAACGGCATGTTGAAGGAGCAGCCGGGGCCAGCTCA CTACCTGAGCTTCCGTCTGCTGGGCAGCGCCCTGCCTCTTCTGTCTGCAGCCCAGCTGAAGGAGGTTTTGTCTGGAGAGGTGATGACGCAGTACGGCGAGCACGTGGTGTCCGCTCAG AAACCGGACCGCTTCAAGCTGGCCCCGGAGATGGACGTCTACGTGTCGGACTTCCTGGAGGGCTGTCAGGACGCCGACAGACAGCTGGCGGTGATGGTGGGCTTCTCCTCGCTGAGCAACCAGGGCTACCCCGTGGTGCCGTCGGTGTGGCGGGTGGTGCAGCACCTGCAGCCCGCGGCTCTGCAGCGCTACGTCGACTGGCTGAAGAACATGTTCCTGCAGCCGCAGCTGGACAAACTGCTGGACTTCAGCACCCGCAAGCAGAAGGACAAGAAGGAGGGGAAGGAACA GAAGGAGAACGCCGTGTCCCGCCTGAGGAAGTGGATTATTTCCCGTCTCTGCTCGATCATCGACAACCAGCAGGTGAAGAAGCAGGAGGATCTCATCATGGATGTGGCCAG GTTTGTCTTCTTCCACTCGTTCTTCACcatcaagaaggcctcgcaaGACGTCCCAGAGACAACGGGGAAGCTGTCCGTCCCTCTGGACGATAAAACCAGAGCAGTGCTCGTCAATTCATTCTTTGG ACTCCTCCTGTCCATGCACCACCTGCCGCTGTCCGAAGACCCAGCCGAAGGCGCGGCCGTCAACCCAAAGCGAGCGCTGGGCGTCACGGCCGACGGCACCTTGTGGATCTACCACCTGGTCCAGTACGCCAAGACGCTGCTCACCCAGCCGAAAGTAGTCCAGAGTGTCCAGCCCTTCAGCCCCGAGCAGACACAAGCCTGGGACAA CATGTTGGAGTCGGTGGAAACCCTGAAGAAGAAAGCAAAGAAAGGCCCGACTGCAGAGAGCGCCGCGTTCCAGCAGCTCTTCCTGTTGGTCGGCATGCACCTCTTCAAg GCCCCTGAAGAGCTGCTGGTCATCATGAAGGACCTGCAGAGCTGCGTGGACAAAGCTCAGGAGAAGAAGGccaagaagaagacgaagaagaagaaacaag aggaagaggaggagcccGAGTGGGTGGAGGTGATGGTGGACATCTTGCTGTCGCTGCTGTCTCAGCCGAGCCGACACATCAGACAGGTCTGCAAAACGGTCTTCACCTCCATCTGCCCTCACGTCACCGCAGCCGCCCTCACCGCCATCTTAGAC GTCCTGGACCCAGAGAAGGATGACGAGGAGGACGGTGCTGTGGTCGTCACTGACGACAACAAAACCAAGAagaatgatgaagatgatgaggaAGACGATGTGGAGATGGAG GATGACAAGTCTGACGGATCagatgatgaggatgaagatgatgaagcaATGGAAGACGAAGATgacgaggacgaggaagaggacgaggaagaggaggtggtgggagatGTGGACCAAAGTTTCCGTCTGGAGCTGATGAAggtcctgcagcagcagaatgCTCTG GCCACAGAGGAAGACGGCAGCAGTGATGAAGACCTGGACGATGACGCCATGATGGAGCTGGATAAGGGCCTGGCGGCGCTGTTCtcggagcagaagaagaagagccagGCCAAGAAGGACGAGAAGACAAAAATCCAGAAAGAGAAGTCGCTGGTCCGAGACTTTAAGATCAAG GTGTTGGACCTGGTCGAGGTGTTCGTGGCCCGGCAGGCCGGCAGTCCTCTGGTTCTGGGTTTGGTGGAGCCTCTGCTCACCATCATCGACAGAGGAATGAGCGGCGACAGCGACCAGCAGGAGCAGGACTTCCTCCGCCGAGCTGCAGATATCTTCAG GAACCAGCTGTGCAGGTCGAAGGTTTACTGCAGGACCGTCGGCGACCGACAGGGGGAGCTCCACGACCTGCTGGACAAACTCATGACTAAGAGCCAGAAACTGTCCGAGTCCTCCGTCTGCCTCTACTACTTCAG TGCATCTCTGTACGTGGTCAAAGTGCTGCGaggagctcctcctcctcctcctgctgatgcTGAGGCCAAAAAGGGGGAGCAgaccgccaccgccgccgccgacGGAGCTGCAGCACACGAT ttgAGGTTCACGGGCAACTTGGATGTGGATCGGGTGTCGGGCATCTTCAGAGACGCCCTGAGCTCCTTCATGGGCCGGCGGAAGAGCCCTCTGACCGCCCAGATGTTCACCGACTTGTTCACCAGATTCCCT GGTTTGTGTGTGAAGCTGTTGGATACGATCATGGAGTACATCACATCTGGAGTCAGAGTTCACCAGCag GGCCAAGCGTGTGTGCTGGTGTTGCGGGCGATGCAGAGCCGGGAGGTTCAGCAGCTGCTGAGCGGCGCTCCGTGGACGGAGCTCTGTGTGAAGGTCGCGGGTCAGCTGACGGCG AGTCTTCAACAGGTCGGTCAGACGGAGAGCAAGGTGGTGAAGGAGAAGGTGGTGAGGACCCTGGAGCTCTGTCAGTTCCTGGTCAAACACGTCCACCAGCAG AAGCTGACCGTGGACCTGGAGCCCCTTCAGACGGTCCTGCAGACCCTGACCAGCTCCATCACCTTCAACAAGACCGGCAAGCTGGAGGACACCTACTGGGCCGTGGTGAAACACTTTGGAGTCAT AAAACCCAAAGTTGAAAAGACGAAGCCCGACAAGGAGGCCGATCAGCAGCAGATTcc